In Myxococcus stipitatus, a single window of DNA contains:
- a CDS encoding SDR family oxidoreductase — translation MGYRSVFAPGSFKGRNVIVTGGGSGIGRCTAHELASLGAHVVLVGRKPEKLERVAAEIREDGGECSLEAVDIRDEEGVKATVARIVAARGRIHGLVNNAGGQFPSPLSAISKKGFEAVVATNLTGGFLMAREVYTQSMSTHGGSIVNMLADAWGGMPGMGHSGAARMGMLNLTQTAAVEWAASGVRVNAVAPGWVASSGMDSYQDEGVKALIPLLKKEVPLQRLATEAEVSGAIVFLLSDVAAFITGDVIKIDGGASCNTKIFPLDETSASQPYEGFHRAAAPRILGGEG, via the coding sequence ATGGGCTACCGCTCTGTATTCGCGCCGGGGAGTTTCAAGGGTCGCAACGTCATCGTGACGGGGGGTGGCAGCGGCATCGGGCGCTGCACGGCGCACGAGCTGGCATCGCTCGGGGCGCATGTCGTGCTGGTGGGCCGCAAGCCGGAGAAGCTGGAGCGGGTGGCGGCGGAGATTCGCGAGGACGGCGGAGAGTGCTCGCTGGAGGCGGTGGACATCCGCGACGAGGAGGGCGTGAAGGCGACGGTGGCGCGCATCGTCGCGGCGCGCGGGCGCATCCACGGCCTGGTGAACAACGCGGGCGGCCAGTTCCCCTCGCCGCTGTCGGCCATCTCGAAGAAGGGCTTCGAGGCGGTGGTGGCCACCAACCTGACGGGCGGATTCCTGATGGCCCGCGAGGTGTACACCCAGTCGATGAGCACGCACGGCGGCTCCATCGTGAACATGCTGGCGGACGCGTGGGGTGGGATGCCGGGGATGGGGCACTCGGGCGCGGCGCGCATGGGCATGCTCAACCTGACGCAGACGGCGGCGGTGGAGTGGGCCGCGTCCGGCGTGCGCGTCAACGCGGTGGCGCCGGGCTGGGTGGCGTCGAGCGGGATGGACAGCTACCAGGACGAGGGCGTCAAGGCGCTGATTCCGCTGCTCAAGAAGGAGGTGCCGCTCCAGCGGCTGGCCACGGAGGCGGAGGTGAGCGGCGCCATCGTGTTCCTGCTGTCGGACGTGGCCGCGTTCATCACCGGCGACGTCATCAAGATCGACGGCGGCGCGTCGTGCAACACGAAGATCTTCCCCCTGGACGAGACCTCCGCGTCGCAACCCTACGAGGGCTTCCACCGCGCGGCGGCGCCCCGCATCCTGGGTGGAGAGGGCTGA
- a CDS encoding TetR/AcrR family transcriptional regulator, which translates to MSEATGRQEQERSRITRQRLMEAAISALSELGWTGATMSVISERAGVSRGACQHHFPTRSDLVAAAVEYFGHQQVEELRRRAAQLPADGGRTETILNMLADFYTQRTFVVAAQLWTAAGTDKELHAQLLPVETRVGREMHRLTVGLLGVDDREPGVRELVQATLDLIRGLGLANLLRDDSARRKKILHRWAQTLEDALRPRRGRKSAD; encoded by the coding sequence GTGAGCGAGGCCACGGGGAGGCAGGAGCAGGAGCGCAGCCGCATCACCCGTCAGCGGTTGATGGAGGCGGCCATCAGCGCCCTGTCGGAGCTGGGATGGACGGGGGCGACGATGTCCGTCATCTCCGAGCGGGCGGGCGTGTCCCGTGGCGCGTGCCAGCACCACTTCCCCACGCGGAGCGACCTGGTGGCGGCGGCGGTGGAGTACTTCGGTCACCAGCAGGTGGAGGAGCTGCGCCGGCGGGCCGCTCAGCTGCCGGCCGACGGCGGGCGGACGGAGACCATCCTCAACATGCTCGCGGACTTCTACACGCAGCGCACCTTCGTGGTGGCCGCGCAGCTGTGGACGGCGGCGGGGACGGACAAGGAGCTGCACGCGCAGCTGCTGCCGGTGGAGACGCGGGTGGGGCGGGAGATGCACCGGCTGACGGTGGGACTGCTCGGGGTGGACGACCGCGAGCCGGGCGTGCGCGAGCTGGTGCAGGCGACGCTGGATTTGATTCGAGGGTTGGGGCTGGCGAACCTGCTCCGGGACGACAGCGCCCGCCGGAAGAAGATCCTCCACCGCTGGGCCCAGACGCTGGAGGACGCGCTGCGTCCCCGGCGGGGCCGCAAGTCGGCGGATTGA
- a CDS encoding acyclic terpene utilization AtuA family protein produces MSESPLRIGNASGFYGDRFSAVREMLEGGRLDVLTGDYLAELTMLILGRDRMKDPETGYAKTFLRQMEQCLGLALDKQVKVVVNAGGLNPAGLAAALRALNGKLGLKARIAHVEGDDLSGSTDELGLGAPLTANAYLGGWGIAECLRAGADVVVTGRVTDASLVVGPAAAHFGWKRDDWDKLAGAMVAGHVLECGTQATGGNYSFFKEVDVRRPGFPLAELHADGSSVISKHEGTGGAVTVDTVLAQLVYEITGARYAGPDATARFDSIQLTPDGKDRVRITGVKGEPPPPTVKVCLNHLGGYKNEATFILVGLDIEEKARLIREQLEASLTRKPKEAHWTLVRTDREDAATEEQAAAFLRVVVKDSDPKLVGRSFSGAAVELALGSYPGFTMTAPPSDGAPYGVYTPAYVDAKRVPHVAVLPDETRVDISPSEQSLPLAAVEAPALPEAYPAGPTRRVPLGRIVAARSGDKGGMANIGVWARSDAAWRWLAHTLTAEKVKELLPEAAAFPVERHLFPRLRGLNFVIDGILGEGVSSSTRFDPQGKALGEWLRSRHIDIPEALLREGEG; encoded by the coding sequence ATGAGCGAGTCCCCCCTCCGAATCGGCAACGCGTCGGGCTTCTACGGCGACCGGTTCTCGGCCGTCCGGGAGATGCTGGAAGGCGGTCGACTGGACGTCCTCACCGGCGACTACCTCGCCGAGCTGACGATGTTGATCCTCGGCCGCGACCGGATGAAGGACCCGGAGACCGGCTACGCGAAGACGTTCCTGCGGCAGATGGAGCAGTGCCTCGGGCTGGCGCTCGACAAGCAGGTGAAGGTCGTCGTCAACGCGGGCGGCCTCAACCCGGCGGGGCTCGCCGCCGCGCTGCGGGCGCTCAACGGCAAGCTGGGCCTGAAGGCGCGCATCGCGCACGTCGAGGGGGATGACCTCTCCGGCAGCACGGACGAGCTGGGCCTGGGGGCTCCCCTCACCGCGAACGCGTACCTGGGTGGCTGGGGCATCGCTGAGTGCCTGCGCGCGGGCGCGGACGTCGTCGTCACCGGCCGCGTGACGGACGCGTCGCTCGTGGTGGGGCCGGCCGCCGCGCACTTCGGTTGGAAGCGGGACGACTGGGACAAGCTCGCGGGCGCGATGGTCGCCGGCCACGTCCTCGAGTGCGGGACGCAGGCCACGGGCGGCAACTACTCCTTCTTCAAGGAGGTGGACGTCCGCCGCCCCGGCTTCCCGCTGGCGGAGCTCCACGCGGACGGCTCGTCCGTCATCTCCAAGCACGAGGGCACCGGCGGCGCGGTGACGGTGGACACGGTGCTCGCGCAGCTCGTCTACGAAATCACCGGCGCGCGGTATGCCGGGCCGGACGCGACGGCGCGCTTCGACTCCATCCAGCTGACGCCGGACGGCAAGGACCGCGTGCGCATCACCGGGGTGAAGGGCGAGCCGCCTCCGCCCACGGTGAAGGTCTGTCTCAACCACCTGGGTGGCTACAAGAACGAGGCGACGTTCATCCTGGTGGGCCTCGACATCGAGGAGAAGGCGCGCCTCATCCGCGAGCAACTGGAGGCGTCGCTCACGCGCAAGCCGAAGGAGGCGCACTGGACGCTCGTGCGGACGGACCGCGAGGACGCGGCCACCGAGGAGCAGGCCGCCGCCTTCCTGCGCGTGGTGGTGAAGGACTCCGACCCGAAGCTGGTGGGGCGCTCGTTCAGCGGCGCGGCCGTGGAGCTGGCGCTGGGCAGCTACCCCGGCTTCACCATGACGGCGCCTCCCTCGGACGGGGCGCCATATGGCGTCTACACGCCGGCCTACGTGGACGCGAAGCGGGTGCCGCACGTCGCGGTGCTCCCGGACGAGACGCGCGTGGACATCTCGCCCTCCGAGCAGTCGCTGCCGCTGGCGGCGGTGGAGGCGCCCGCGTTGCCGGAGGCGTACCCGGCCGGGCCCACGCGGCGCGTGCCGCTGGGGCGCATCGTCGCGGCGCGCAGCGGTGACAAGGGCGGCATGGCGAACATCGGCGTGTGGGCGCGCTCGGATGCGGCGTGGCGGTGGCTTGCGCACACGCTCACGGCGGAGAAGGTGAAGGAGCTGTTGCCGGAGGCGGCGGCGTTCCCCGTCGAGCGACACCTGTTCCCGAGGCTGCGCGGGTTGAACTTCGTCATCGACGGCATCCTGGGTGAAGGCGTGTCGTCGTCCACGCGGTTCGACCCGCAGGGCAAGGCGCTGGGCGAGTGGCTGCGCTCGCGTCACATCGACATTCCCGAGGCGTTGCTGCGCGAAGGAGAGGGGTGA
- a CDS encoding acyl-CoA carboxylase subunit beta — protein sequence MARITSRVNTGSEVFQAQRADMLARLGELRNVEAKVRATEEKAREKFHKRGQLLPRERLMLLLDRGSPFLELSTLCGYGYHDDNDGSLAGGNSIAGIGYVSGVRCFVFVNNSAIKGGTASPWGVQKALRGQAIALQNKLPMVSLVESGGANLMYQQEIFIPGGETFYNQARMSAAGIPQVTVVHGSSTAGGAYLPGLSDYVVMVKKKAKVFLAGPPLLKAATGEIATDEDLGGAEMHATVAGTADYLAEDDADAIRMAREIVGKLGWNERLAAEAKAPYAEPLYSPDELAGAIPPDYRKPYDCREIIARIVDGSDFTGFKDAYDAHTVTGWASLYGGPIGIIGNNGPISPRGATKAAQFIQLCCQSGTPILYLQNTTGYLVGSQPEQGGIVKHGSKMIQAVANATVPQVTLLVGGSFGAGTYGMCGRPFHPRFIFAWPNARTAVMGGEQAAKVMAIVFGEKLARGGETVDEEAIRAFTQPIVDQFDKESHPFNASARLFDDGIIDPRDTRRVLGFAFSICREAERRQVNPNTFGVARL from the coding sequence ATGGCGAGAATCACATCGCGGGTCAACACGGGCTCGGAGGTGTTCCAGGCGCAGCGCGCGGACATGCTCGCGCGGCTGGGCGAGCTGCGGAACGTCGAGGCGAAGGTGCGCGCCACCGAGGAGAAGGCGCGCGAGAAGTTCCACAAGCGCGGCCAGCTGCTCCCCCGGGAGCGACTGATGCTGCTGCTCGACCGGGGCTCGCCGTTCCTGGAGCTGTCCACGCTGTGCGGGTACGGCTACCACGACGACAACGACGGCTCGCTGGCGGGCGGCAACAGCATCGCGGGCATCGGCTACGTGTCCGGCGTGCGCTGCTTCGTCTTCGTGAACAACTCCGCCATCAAGGGCGGCACGGCGTCGCCGTGGGGCGTGCAGAAGGCGCTGCGCGGGCAGGCCATCGCGCTGCAGAACAAGCTGCCCATGGTGTCGCTGGTGGAGAGCGGCGGCGCCAACCTGATGTACCAGCAGGAGATCTTCATCCCCGGAGGGGAGACCTTCTACAACCAGGCGCGGATGTCCGCTGCGGGCATCCCGCAGGTCACCGTGGTGCACGGCTCCAGCACGGCGGGCGGCGCGTACCTGCCGGGCCTGTCCGACTACGTCGTCATGGTGAAGAAGAAGGCGAAGGTGTTCCTCGCCGGTCCTCCGCTGCTCAAGGCGGCGACGGGCGAAATCGCCACCGACGAGGACCTGGGCGGCGCGGAGATGCACGCCACCGTCGCGGGCACGGCAGACTACCTCGCGGAGGATGACGCGGACGCCATCCGCATGGCGCGCGAAATCGTGGGCAAGCTCGGCTGGAACGAGCGGCTGGCCGCCGAGGCGAAGGCCCCCTACGCGGAGCCACTCTATTCGCCGGACGAGCTGGCCGGCGCCATCCCACCGGACTACCGCAAGCCCTACGACTGCCGTGAAATCATCGCGCGCATCGTCGACGGCTCGGACTTCACGGGCTTCAAGGACGCCTACGACGCGCACACCGTCACTGGCTGGGCGAGCCTCTACGGCGGGCCCATCGGCATCATCGGCAACAACGGCCCCATCAGCCCCCGGGGCGCGACGAAGGCGGCGCAGTTCATCCAGCTGTGCTGCCAGTCGGGCACGCCCATCCTCTACCTGCAGAACACCACGGGGTACCTGGTGGGCTCGCAGCCGGAGCAGGGCGGCATCGTCAAGCACGGCTCGAAGATGATCCAGGCGGTGGCCAACGCCACGGTGCCGCAGGTGACGCTGCTGGTGGGTGGCTCGTTCGGCGCGGGCACGTATGGCATGTGCGGCCGGCCGTTCCACCCGCGCTTCATCTTCGCGTGGCCCAACGCGCGCACGGCCGTCATGGGCGGCGAGCAGGCGGCGAAGGTGATGGCCATCGTCTTCGGGGAGAAGCTGGCGCGCGGCGGGGAGACGGTGGACGAGGAGGCCATCCGCGCCTTCACCCAGCCCATCGTCGACCAGTTCGACAAGGAGTCGCACCCGTTCAACGCGTCCGCGCGCCTGTTCGACGACGGCATCATCGACCCGCGCGACACGCGGCGGGTGCTCGGGTTCGCGTTCTCCATCTGCCGCGAGGCGGAGCGCCGGCAGGTCAACCCCAACACCTTCGGCGTGGCACGCCTGTGA
- a CDS encoding acetyl-CoA carboxylase biotin carboxylase subunit has translation MERFSKVLVANRGEIAVRVMRTCKRLGYRTVAVFSEADRAAPHVLAADEAVPIGPSPAKESYLVIEKLIAAAKSVGAQAIHPGYGFLSENAAFSRACKEAGLVFIGPDPEAITLMGNKRQAKLRMIAAGVPCIPGYEASDADDATLAKEGERIGFPLMVKAAAGGGGRGMRLVHEPGQLAAALRTARSEATNAFGSGELILERAVVNARHVEIQVFADEHGNAVHLGERDCSVQRRHQKIVEESPSPAVDAALRERMGQVAVTAAKAIAYKGAGTIEFLLAPSGEFYFMEMNTRLQVEHPVTEQVTGLDLVEWQLRVASGEPLPRAQKDITWTGHAIEVRLCAEDPANNYAPQAGRLSAWRLPSREGLRIDHGVREGQDIPPFYDSMQAKVIAYGATRELARRRLVESLHELTVFGVTTNKDLLLHVLGNEAFRSGAYDTGFIGKHADAATLERLYQPTAKERALAAVALYHAQALSLAREAGIDPSWVNWNTAHAHPVALKLEDRAGESKVSVRPVATARYEASVGEETYELAVLGMADGVLDFTVAGTREKARYLHEGSSLWLDLGAGARSFTDVTFRPPASADGAGTGRLLAPMDGRILRVDTKPGATVKPGDVLVVLEAMKMEFQLVADIPGVVEAVNASVGGQVSAKQLLVELKPEAKPKSAEG, from the coding sequence ATGGAGCGTTTCAGCAAGGTGCTGGTCGCCAACCGGGGCGAGATCGCCGTCCGGGTGATGCGCACCTGCAAGCGGCTGGGGTACCGGACGGTGGCGGTGTTCTCCGAGGCGGACCGCGCGGCGCCGCACGTGCTCGCGGCGGACGAGGCGGTGCCCATCGGCCCGTCGCCCGCGAAGGAGTCCTACCTCGTCATCGAGAAGCTCATCGCGGCGGCGAAGTCGGTGGGGGCTCAGGCCATCCACCCGGGCTACGGGTTCCTCTCCGAGAACGCGGCCTTCTCCCGCGCGTGCAAGGAGGCGGGGCTGGTCTTCATCGGCCCGGACCCGGAGGCCATCACCCTGATGGGCAACAAGCGGCAGGCGAAGCTGCGGATGATCGCCGCTGGCGTGCCCTGCATCCCCGGCTACGAGGCGTCCGACGCGGATGACGCCACGCTGGCGAAGGAGGGCGAGCGCATCGGCTTCCCGCTGATGGTGAAGGCGGCGGCCGGTGGCGGTGGACGCGGCATGCGGCTCGTCCACGAGCCGGGGCAGCTCGCCGCGGCGCTGCGCACCGCGCGCTCGGAGGCGACGAACGCGTTCGGCAGCGGCGAGCTCATCCTCGAGAGGGCCGTGGTCAACGCGCGCCACGTGGAGATTCAAGTCTTCGCGGACGAGCACGGCAACGCCGTCCACCTGGGCGAGCGCGACTGCTCCGTGCAGCGGCGCCACCAGAAAATCGTGGAGGAGAGTCCGTCACCCGCGGTGGACGCGGCGCTGCGTGAGCGCATGGGCCAGGTGGCCGTCACCGCGGCGAAGGCCATCGCCTACAAGGGCGCGGGCACCATCGAGTTCCTGCTCGCGCCCAGCGGCGAGTTCTACTTCATGGAGATGAACACCCGTCTCCAGGTGGAGCACCCGGTCACCGAGCAGGTCACCGGCCTGGACTTGGTGGAGTGGCAGCTGCGTGTCGCGTCGGGCGAGCCGTTGCCGCGCGCGCAGAAGGACATCACCTGGACGGGGCACGCCATCGAGGTGCGCCTGTGCGCGGAGGACCCGGCGAACAACTACGCGCCGCAGGCGGGCCGGCTGTCCGCGTGGCGGCTGCCGTCGCGCGAGGGCCTGCGCATCGACCACGGCGTGCGCGAGGGGCAGGACATCCCGCCCTTCTACGATTCGATGCAGGCGAAGGTGATTGCGTACGGGGCGACCCGCGAGCTGGCGCGTCGGCGGCTGGTGGAGTCGCTGCATGAGCTGACCGTGTTCGGCGTCACCACGAACAAGGACCTGTTGCTGCACGTGTTGGGGAACGAGGCGTTCCGCTCGGGGGCCTACGACACGGGCTTCATCGGGAAGCACGCGGACGCGGCGACGCTGGAGCGCCTGTACCAGCCCACGGCGAAGGAGCGCGCGCTGGCGGCCGTGGCGCTGTACCACGCCCAGGCGCTGTCGCTCGCGAGAGAGGCGGGCATCGACCCCTCGTGGGTGAACTGGAACACGGCCCATGCGCACCCCGTCGCGTTGAAGCTCGAGGACCGGGCGGGCGAGTCGAAGGTCTCCGTGCGTCCGGTGGCCACCGCGCGGTACGAGGCTTCGGTGGGCGAGGAGACGTATGAGCTCGCCGTGCTGGGCATGGCGGACGGGGTGCTCGACTTCACGGTCGCGGGGACGCGAGAGAAGGCGCGGTATCTCCACGAGGGGAGCTCGCTCTGGCTGGACCTGGGCGCGGGCGCGCGGAGCTTCACGGACGTGACGTTCCGTCCTCCCGCGAGCGCGGACGGGGCGGGGACGGGCAGGCTGCTCGCGCCGATGGACGGCCGCATCCTCCGCGTGGACACGAAGCCCGGGGCCACGGTGAAGCCGGGCGACGTGCTCGTCGTGCTGGAGGCGATGAAGATGGAGTTCCAGCTCGTCGCGGACATCCCGGGTGTCGTCGAGGCCGTCAATGCGTCCGTGGGTGGACAGGTGTCCGCGAAGCAGCTGCTCGTCGAGTTGAAGCCCGAGGCGAAGCCGAAGAGCGCCGAGGGCTGA
- a CDS encoding zinc-dependent alcohol dehydrogenase family protein — translation MRAIVLPRFGGPESFQVQDVPAPTPGPGQVLVRVVASGTNPVDAKLRHDGTWAGLKPPVVLGYDASGVVEQVGPGVTDFKAGDEVFYTPEIFGNPLGTYAELNVVGVGILARKPPSLSHDEAAAVPLAGGTAWDAVVRRLQVRVGETVLVHGGAGGVGSFAVQIAKAMGARVLATSGPGNLELLRKLGADLAIDYQKEDVPQVALRETGGQGVDAVFDTVGKNIIPSIPATRRYGRLATILDVVGDVSGLYPRNQTLHGVFLDRERRRLEELSVLIERKQLRPVVAEVLPLERVADAHRRLDSGHGRGKVVLTVAQR, via the coding sequence ATGCGCGCCATCGTTCTGCCCCGCTTCGGCGGTCCGGAGTCGTTCCAGGTCCAGGATGTCCCCGCTCCCACCCCCGGTCCCGGACAGGTGCTCGTCCGGGTCGTCGCGTCGGGGACGAACCCCGTCGACGCGAAGCTCCGCCATGACGGCACCTGGGCGGGGCTGAAGCCTCCCGTCGTGCTGGGCTACGACGCGTCGGGCGTGGTGGAGCAGGTGGGGCCGGGTGTCACCGACTTCAAGGCGGGGGACGAGGTCTTCTACACGCCGGAGATCTTCGGCAACCCGCTGGGCACGTACGCGGAGCTGAACGTGGTGGGCGTGGGAATCCTCGCGCGCAAGCCGCCGAGCCTCTCGCACGACGAGGCCGCGGCGGTGCCGCTCGCGGGAGGCACGGCGTGGGACGCGGTGGTGCGGCGGCTCCAGGTGCGCGTGGGGGAGACGGTGCTCGTCCACGGTGGCGCGGGGGGTGTGGGCTCGTTCGCGGTGCAGATTGCCAAGGCGATGGGCGCGCGGGTGCTCGCGACGTCGGGGCCGGGGAACCTGGAGCTGTTGCGCAAGCTCGGCGCGGACCTGGCCATCGACTACCAGAAGGAGGACGTGCCGCAGGTCGCCCTGCGCGAGACGGGCGGGCAGGGCGTCGACGCCGTCTTCGACACGGTGGGCAAGAACATCATCCCGAGCATCCCGGCGACGCGGCGGTACGGGCGGCTGGCCACCATCCTCGACGTGGTGGGGGACGTGAGCGGCCTGTATCCGCGCAACCAGACGTTGCACGGGGTGTTCCTCGACCGTGAGCGGCGCCGGTTGGAGGAGCTGTCGGTGCTCATCGAGCGCAAGCAGCTGCGCCCCGTGGTGGCGGAGGTGTTGCCGCTGGAGCGCGTGGCGGACGCGCACCGTCGCCTCGATTCGGGCCACGGGCGAGGCAAGGTCGTGCTGACGGTGGCGCAGCGGTAG
- a CDS encoding MFS transporter: MSTPASAQSPHATLSSGLVWLMAIACGATAANLYYNQPLLGDIGRELGAQGSALGLVPTLTQVGYAVGMLFIVPLGDSLERRRVIVTMTVLVSLALVGAALAPSLAWLTLASFLIGATTVVPQLIIPFAAHLAPDSQRGHIVGMVMSGLLVGILLSRTASGFVGTHLGWRAMFWVGAAMMLVLALVLRFTLPSQPAVAAMPYPALMRSLVHLARTEPVLRLHSVLGALTFGAFSVFWSTLALYLQSLPQHYDAQVAGLFGVIGVVGALIAPFVGRYADANGGRRMNMLAMGVLLLSFVLMWPLGQWLWGIAIGVVLLDMGVQGNHLSNQTRVYALRPEARSRLNTLYMVMYFAGGAAGSWLGTVAWTHGGWTGVCAAGAVLSLAGIVILAMARNRP; this comes from the coding sequence ATGTCGACGCCAGCATCCGCGCAATCCCCTCACGCCACGCTCAGCTCCGGGCTCGTGTGGCTCATGGCCATCGCCTGCGGCGCCACCGCCGCGAACCTCTATTACAACCAGCCCCTGCTCGGAGACATCGGCCGCGAGCTGGGCGCGCAGGGCAGCGCGCTCGGGCTCGTGCCCACCCTCACCCAGGTGGGCTACGCGGTGGGCATGCTGTTCATCGTCCCGCTCGGTGACAGCCTGGAGCGCCGCCGCGTCATCGTCACCATGACGGTGCTGGTGAGCCTGGCGCTCGTGGGCGCCGCGCTCGCTCCGTCGCTGGCGTGGCTCACCCTCGCCAGCTTCCTCATCGGCGCCACCACCGTCGTGCCCCAGCTCATCATCCCCTTCGCCGCGCACCTGGCGCCCGACTCCCAGCGCGGCCACATCGTCGGCATGGTGATGAGCGGCCTGCTCGTCGGCATCCTGCTGTCGCGGACCGCCTCCGGCTTCGTCGGCACCCACCTCGGGTGGCGCGCCATGTTCTGGGTCGGCGCGGCGATGATGCTCGTCCTCGCGCTGGTGCTGCGCTTCACCCTGCCTTCGCAGCCCGCCGTCGCCGCCATGCCCTACCCGGCGCTGATGCGCTCCCTCGTCCACCTCGCGAGGACGGAGCCCGTGCTGCGCCTGCACTCCGTGCTCGGCGCCCTCACCTTCGGCGCGTTCAGCGTCTTCTGGTCCACGCTCGCGCTCTACCTCCAGAGCCTGCCGCAACACTACGACGCGCAGGTCGCGGGACTCTTCGGCGTGATAGGCGTCGTCGGCGCCCTCATCGCGCCGTTCGTCGGTCGCTACGCGGACGCGAACGGTGGCCGGCGCATGAACATGCTGGCCATGGGCGTGCTGCTCCTGTCCTTCGTCCTCATGTGGCCGCTCGGCCAGTGGTTGTGGGGCATCGCCATCGGCGTGGTGCTGCTCGACATGGGTGTCCAGGGCAACCACCTGTCCAACCAGACGCGCGTCTACGCGCTGCGCCCCGAGGCCCGCAGCCGCCTCAACACCCTCTACATGGTGATGTACTTCGCGGGCGGCGCGGCCGGCTCGTGGCTCGGCACGGTCGCGTGGACCCACGGCGGCTGGACCGGCGTCTGCGCCGCGGGCGCGGTGCTGTCCCTGGCGGGCATCGTCATCCTCGCGATGGCGCGCAACCGCCCGTAG
- a CDS encoding isopenicillin N synthase family dioxygenase, whose product MVRAPLSPGRLSDGDVSSLSGGRLPVIDISALFDRERVSERERVARDIERACRDTGFFYVTGHGVSESLLGGLERESRRFFALPREAKEAIAMPKGGAAWRGWFPLGGELTSGKPDRKEGLYLGTELGPEHPRVREGWPLHGANLWPEALPELREVVLEYMAAVTRAGHALMEGVALSLGLEADYFAKAYTADPTVLFRIFHYPAEPEPEDGEERWGVGEHTDYGLLTLLAQDSNGGLQVKSQGGWVEAPPLPGTLVCNIGDMLDRLTGGWYRSTPHRVKNVSGRDRLSYPLFFDPDFAAEVPPLPRVRSVDVDDDHARRWDGASVHAFQGTYGDYLLGKVSKVFPRLVRKVL is encoded by the coding sequence ATGGTTCGAGCCCCCCTCTCGCCTGGTCGTCTGTCCGACGGGGATGTGTCCTCGCTCTCGGGTGGACGCCTGCCCGTCATCGACATCTCGGCGTTGTTCGACCGCGAGCGTGTGTCCGAGCGCGAGCGCGTCGCGCGTGACATCGAGCGGGCGTGTCGGGACACGGGCTTCTTCTACGTGACGGGGCACGGTGTCTCGGAGTCGTTGCTGGGCGGGTTGGAGCGGGAGAGCCGACGCTTCTTCGCGTTGCCTCGCGAGGCGAAGGAGGCCATCGCGATGCCGAAAGGCGGCGCGGCGTGGCGGGGGTGGTTCCCGCTGGGCGGCGAGCTGACGTCGGGCAAGCCGGACCGCAAGGAAGGGCTCTACCTGGGCACGGAGCTGGGGCCGGAGCACCCGCGCGTGCGCGAGGGCTGGCCGTTGCACGGCGCGAACCTGTGGCCGGAGGCGTTGCCGGAGCTGCGCGAGGTGGTGCTCGAGTACATGGCCGCCGTCACGCGCGCGGGGCATGCGTTGATGGAGGGCGTGGCGCTGAGCCTGGGGTTGGAGGCGGACTACTTCGCGAAGGCGTACACGGCGGACCCCACGGTGTTGTTCCGCATCTTCCATTATCCGGCGGAGCCGGAGCCCGAGGATGGCGAGGAGCGGTGGGGGGTGGGGGAGCACACGGACTATGGGTTGTTGACGTTGCTCGCGCAGGACTCGAACGGTGGGCTCCAGGTGAAGTCCCAGGGAGGGTGGGTGGAGGCGCCGCCGTTGCCAGGGACGTTGGTGTGCAACATCGGGGACATGCTGGACCGGTTGACGGGGGGCTGGTACCGCTCGACCCCGCACCGGGTGAAGAACGTGAGCGGGAGGGACCGGCTCTCGTATCCGTTGTTCTTCGACCCGGACTTCGCGGCGGAGGTGCCTCCGCTGCCGCGCGTGCGCTCTGTCGACGTGGATGATGACCACGCCCGCCGGTGGGACGGCGCGAGCGTCCACGCGTTCCAGGGGACGTACGGCGACTATCTGCTGGGCAAGGTGTCGAAGGTGTTCCCGCGGCTCGTGCGCAAGGTGCTGTAG
- a CDS encoding metal-sulfur cluster assembly factor, which produces MTEQELRERIQSIPDPCSLATGVPLGIGEMGLIESVTAHAGKVTVRMHITSPMCMMAAYFMREIEQRLQGLDGVDSVHVEFDQDLKWTPGDIHPDARERLAARRITMLGGRLLPRAEAPAQGGS; this is translated from the coding sequence ATGACCGAGCAGGAGCTGCGCGAGCGCATCCAGTCGATTCCCGACCCGTGCAGCCTGGCGACGGGCGTGCCGCTGGGCATCGGGGAGATGGGGCTCATCGAGTCCGTCACGGCGCACGCGGGGAAGGTGACGGTGCGCATGCACATCACCTCGCCCATGTGCATGATGGCCGCGTACTTCATGCGGGAGATCGAGCAGCGCCTCCAGGGATTGGACGGCGTGGACTCCGTGCACGTGGAGTTCGACCAGGACCTCAAGTGGACGCCTGGCGACATCCACCCCGACGCGCGTGAGCGACTGGCGGCGCGGCGCATCACCATGCTCGGTGGGCGGCTGCTGCCCCGCGCGGAGGCTCCGGCGCAGGGCGGTTCGTGA